The following coding sequences lie in one Brachionichthys hirsutus isolate HB-005 chromosome 15, CSIRO-AGI_Bhir_v1, whole genome shotgun sequence genomic window:
- the rab12 gene encoding ras-related protein Rab-12, producing the protein MDPKYDIPRRATAGGGDSANSSPALGAQSRRRKMPPRPADFKLQIIIIGSRGVGKTSLMERFTDDTFCEACKSTVGVDFKIKTVELRGKKIRLQIWDTAGQERFNSITSAYYRSAKGIVLAYDITKQETFEDLPKWVKMIDKYASEEAELLLVGNKLDCDADRAVSRQQGERFASRISGMRFCEASAKDNFNVDEIFLKLVDDILSKMPLEVPNEDLSSSVLSLQPEPEVPPELPPPSMRCC; encoded by the exons ATGGATCCAAAATACGACATACCGCGGAGAGCCACCGCCGGTGGCGGGGACTCCGCAAACTCATCCCCGGCTCTGGGCGCCCAGTCGCGCCGCAGGAAGATGCCTCCAAGGCccgctgattttaaacttcaaaTAATCATTATTGGCTCTCGTGGAGTTGGTAAAACCAGCCTCATGGAACGGTTTACCGACGACACCTTCTGCGAAGCATGCAAGTCGACCGTGG GAGTTGACTTCAAAATCAAGACGGTGGAGCTGCGAGGGAAGAAGATCAGACTACAGATATG GGACACCGCTGGTCAGGAGCGATTCAACAGCATCACGTCAGCCTATTACAGGAGCGCCAAGGGAATCGTACTCGCTTATGACATCACCAAGCAGGAGACCTTTGAGGACCTGCCCAAATGGGTGAAGATGATCGACaag TACGCctcggaggaggcggagctcctcCTCGTCGGGAACAAGCTGGACTGCGACGCTGACCGCGCCGTCTCCAGACAGCAGGGGGAGCGG TTTGCTTCGAGAATCAGCGGGATGCGCTTCTGCGAAGCTAGCGCTAAGGACAACTTCAACGTGGACGAGATCTTCCTGAAGCTGGTGGATGACATCCTCAGCAAG ATGCCTCTGGAAGTCCCCAACGAGGATctgtccagcagcgtcctgtcTCTGCAGCCTGAACCGGAAGTGCCTCCGGAGTTGCCGCCCCCCAGCATGCGCTGCTGCTGA
- the napgb gene encoding N-ethylmaleimide-sensitive factor attachment protein, gamma b — MAAQKINEAHEHIAKAEKCIKTSLTKWKPDFDSAASEYAKAAVCFKNAKQYDQAKDAYLKEAEYHTENKALFHAAKAIEQAGMMMKEQKKMPEAIQLIERACMMYMENGTPDTAAMALDRAGKLIEPINLEKAVDLYQKAAGVFENEDRLRQAVELLGKASRLLVRLKRLDEAAVALQKEKNMYKEIENFPMCFKKTTAQVLIHLHRGDYVAADKCVRESYSLPGYSGSEDCVAMETLLQGYDEQDEDQVYRVCNSPLLKYMDNDYAKLAISLRVPGGGKKKKAPAAPQGGASGTPAAEEEDDYEGGLC; from the exons ATGGCGGCTCAAAAGATAAACGAAGCGCACGAGCACATAGCTAAAGCTGAGAAATG CATAAAGACAAGTTTGACAAAGTGGAAGCCAGATTTCGATAGTGCTGCGTCAGAATATGCCAAAGCAG CTGTGTGCTTCAAGAATGCCAAGCAGTATGACCAAGCGAAAGACGCATATCTGAAAGAGGCGGAGTACCACACGGAGAACAAGGC ACTTTTTCATGCTGCAAA agccatcGAACAGgcggggatgatgatgaag GAACAGAAGAAGATGCCGGAGGCCATTCAGTTGATCGAGAGAGCGTGCATGATGTACATGGAGAACGGGACTCCCGACACCGCGGCCATGGCTCTGGACCGGGCTGGAAA ACTAATAGAACCCATAAACCTGGAGAAGGCTGTGGACCTGTATCAAAAGGCAGCCGGTGTGTTTGAG AATGAGGACCGCCTCCGGCAGGCAGTTGAGCTCCTGGGCAAAGCCTCCAGACTTCTGGTCAGGTTGAAAAG GTTGGACGAAGCGGCAGTCGCtctgcagaaggagaagaacatGTACAAGGAGATTGAGAACTTCCCCATGTGCTTCAAG AAAACAACTGCTCAAGTGCTGATCCATCTTCACCGAGGCGACTACGTAGCGGCTGATAAATGCGTCCGAGAAAGTTACAG TTTACCCGGCTACAGTGGAAGTGAGGATTGCGTTGCTATGGAGACGCTCCTGCAGGGCTATGATGAGCAGGATGAGGACCAGGTCTACCGTGTATGCAATTCCCCGTTGCTGAAGTACATGGACAATGAT TATGCCAAGCTGGCCATCTCCCTGAGGGTACCTggaggagggaagaagaagaaggctcctgctgctcctcagggCGGTGCGAGTGGGACTCCTGCtgccgaggaggaggatgattACGAGGGGGGGCTGTGTTAA